Part of the Nymphalis io chromosome 8, ilAglIoxx1.1, whole genome shotgun sequence genome, ACAgtacagtgacagcctgtgaatgtcccactgctgagctaaggcctcctctcccttttgaggagaaggttaggagcttattccaccacgctgctccaatgcgggttggtggaatacacatgtctaatttgattgaaattatgccacatgcaggtttcctcacgatgttttccttcaccgtcaagcacgagatgaattataatcacaaattaagcacatgataattcagtggtgcttgcccgggttcgaacccacgatcgtcggttaagattcacgcgttctaaccactaggccatctcggcttgtatatatacatatgtacgtatagtatataattcgtaaaatataaaaccaagTACCAAGTTTAGTTTAGcattaaatgtatatagaattttattttaaataaatctcacCTTACAATTTACATTCCAATTGtcaataaaaacttttgaacatattttttattaaaactttatttactttttaccgTATTTCTTTTCTATTATTACATTCCCTAgacgaaaatttaaatacattttaagtgaaaatttcaataaaagagTCCTATGTAATTTcacttctttatatttatttatttggaaaacaaacagtacattcattcttaaaactatgatattatttttagcaaACATACCAGTCAAGTTTTCACTTATAACTTCCTTCCTTTTGACACGAATTTTATAGAATCCGTCTAGTAATTGGACCGTGATCGAATTCAATTCCAAAATACCTTTTGCATTTATTCATTACATaggtcaatttattattaaaaatttcatatatattttgtgaagATGTCGTAACAAGATTATATTTTTCCATTCTTATCCCATATGTGCAATGATTCATACAACGCACTTTCGAAACCTCATTGTTTTGCGCATGTAGTCTGTATATTCATGATGCTTGTGTGTATGTCTGTGGCTCTATGTTTTAGACTAAATAACACTAAATTGGAAACATTATTCAAATCTCATCTCATTATCTAACAGTCTGCTGTTTCTCGTCGGTTCTTCTAGATGCGTAGGTAATCTTGTAAAGTGACATATTTAATGTCGTCAACTTTTAACATTTGAATATGATTtatgtgatataaaatatttcgaatttagaatttactaacaaaaatccaaatgataaaaatattacataataaaaaaacaaacgaaacaaGCTTTAATGAttacattcgaaatttaaataaataaagaccaCAAACCAGCTCTGTAGCAAATAGACCGAGGAACTGTTACAAGGACCGATATTTACATGCGAATATCGAGTTAGCATTCGAATTACTGCTTACCTCAGGGAATACGCAGGTAAAACGTTGCACTTAGTGTTTATTTATAGAAACGCAATGTTACCATTTGGCAGGATGTTTGACGCAACGCGCAAAACGTTGTTGCTGTTTCGTACGCAAAACTGCTTTATTATGgacgtattttatatacatacttcattataatttcataaatgatTTAAACTTATTGTTGCGAAGGTCCATTGTtgcattttatttcttataaaaaacaacgttacctaactttttctttatttaaaggcttttattattaaatgaacatGTCCTGCTTATGGGTTCtacaaaaaacaatttacattcATAATCTTAATCCTaattgtacaattttatataacatcttGGTTTTTCTATGTAAGGGAAAAGCATAAATGCTATCACAAAAACCTGTGTTCCTTAATTCTGTATTTACGTTACGTAACGTGTGTGTTAGGTATTATGATAAATGGAGTTAGTCAAATACAGATTAATGTATGGCGAATAATATGTTAATGCTAGTGATACGGATATATGAAAGACTTACGTTGATATAATTAGTATGTACAAGTGATACCGCTACATGACGTAAGCCTTTGCACGTGGGCGGTGAACTCTGCAATTCGTTATTAAGAGACCTATAACTTGATATTTAAGGCGTAATCTAAATCAATAgtctatatttaagtaaataaaacctacaagctctttatttaaaaaggatAAAGAGTATCGCAGTAACGGTGTAACATATAGGAAAGATTGGTAGCGAGTAAGCcggttgtataaaaaaatatttggataaCCAAAGACGCGTCGTCGGGAAGCTCGTTTTAGTTTAGTCCCTTTTTACGTCCCGTGGAGAGGTTGCATTCCCGTTCGCCGCCGAGCGCACCTTCGATCGCGCTTGAAAGCCCACTAAGCGCCAACCGTCAACGGAACTCGTATTACCTCTGAACTTTTTTAAGTCACTgatttgttcaatttttttatgtaattcaaTATCctgttttattcaataatacgaTTTTTCTTACTGCTTACaccatttacttttaaaaacatgTTATCTTACAAACACCGACTCGCAACTTAAGTCGAATATTTCGCCGGTCAATAACATTGTAGATTTGAGTTTCTAgtgtttcattaattaaataagtagaaCATTGATAAACAGTATCAGTAGGGCACAGATTAAGCAATTAAACATCTTACTAACCTGATGGCTCGGCGCAGTCGCTCAAAATCCAAGCTGCATTTTAACCTCAAAAATCACCTTAAGCACGGTCACGAAAACGAAGGTCACGGTTATGTTATCTTGCATAATAGCACTCAACCTTTATACTAGTTACGGATAAAAACAATACACGACCGACGGTTACTGTTAATGCTGTTATCATAAACACACGAATGCACAGTTCGTTGCACGTTTATTTTTCAACAAGCGACACGAGTGTCTATTCGGGACTACATCAGACAGCATATTTTAGAGTTGTCTATATAAAACAAGCACCAATAAAGACTCGATGTCATAAGTTGTATGTATTTTACGATAAAACATGACACAGCCGTGCACTGCACTTCGTCTGACACGACGAATATGGCGGATGAATTTGAACTACGCTTGCGCTGCTTTGCAAGCTTCACTGACAGGTAAAAACATTAGCGATAGTTACGCCATCTATGTAAACAGTTTCAAAGTTTTTCGAACTGAATGCTCAATACACAATTGTTTAGTACGATTTAAAGGTTTAAGCAAATTGTCCTAGATGTCTCTATTCGGtagagtaaaatatatttagtttttttacgtttctatattataaagagataaagtTTGTAAGTTTGAATTTAAgctatgaataattatattcaaagctACTCATCCGGTTTCAAAAATTCTTGCTCTACTGTAGAATGCACCGCACATTGTGCAAAGAGGCTGTTAGAATTaactttatcttttattatctCATTAAAATACAGGATTAAAAGACCGAAAAAACGGTCGAGCGAATGCGTTTCTTACGTTTGCGgctagtatatttaatattgtgaaTGGTTTCTATAGTAAAGTTGTATAACTTTTAAGAAGTGTATAAAAGTCTGCGATTAAGTACTAATATTTAAGGGTTacgattaaaatgaattttaatctatactaaCAATAGTATAAAGAGGAAAGATTAGTTTgtttgtaattgaaaaaaaaaacaggtaacAACACGTCTGCCGGGTTTTACTACTTGTTTTATAAAGAATGGGGTTGATAAATTGTTAATTcatttgtttacataattttgttataattattgtagtgtACCTACAGGACTTAATAGGTCTAGTTAACTAGACCTAGCTAGACTAGCTACTTTctagtaaattatttaagcaataTCTTACGCAGCGGACAAATTGTCCACCTCATATATCTccaatgtgccatcaacctggggaactaagatgttatgtatctgGTACCTGTATTTACGTTGGTCACTCACCCTgccaactggaacacaacagcaCTAAGAATTTGtgtttggcggtacaatatgtgatgagtggtgGTGGCCAGacgagaattttattaaaaaaatagtttaatagtTTATAAACTATAGGTAAAAAGCGTTACACATTATTCCATACCATAAATTGTTTTTGGTTACGTAAACGTCgagcgatataataataaataaatatgtagggTAGGTAGATATACcaatgatatacatataaaaagaaagTATAGGTACTCTATTCATGCTGAGGTATAGATTAATTTGTCGatgaaattaattctaaaaatataatgattataatttcatgtaagtcaatataattaattcaagtcttttttatttttcttaagaaaGCAAACAATAGGGGATTCTTTAAAAATGTCTCAAGATATATCTTGCAAATTGCAATCattcgaaatataataaaaatatattcaatataatcagtatgatgtatttgtttttattttatttaaaggaatCGTTAGTTTATCCTAGATATTTTCTGTTAAGcgtttgtttttcttatatacattacatCTTCTAACGGtcaactttaattatattttatcattaaacaaACCAAACAAACcactacaaaataatatttttatttaaaatcagttacatatatacacatattcaAATGAAAACAACATATActtcacttattatttattctatattatattgaataatatatgaaaaatttaataacaacaacgttagaatattttatttatttgaagcataattgttataaaatatatgtttattttctcCTAGTGCGATATCTCAGTGCGAGCAACGCAAGGAGATGGAAGGCGAGGTACAGGACCACGAGGGCCGTGATGTCGGTCCAAAACTGACTCATGTGGAAGTCATACACCATCAGCACCTCCTCGCCCGTGCTCAAACAGGGACTTGCACTGTCTTCTGCACATgctgtaaaataatttacattaaaattgtaaataatgcgtcgttaatatttaaaattaaatgtaattattttggtAGCTAGTACTATTACTAAaacctaattatttaaatttgtccaactaatggtatgtggtcaccattgCCTTATAGAAGTCGACGTCTgtcatgatataaaaaaaaaatatttaaaacatttcatactaacttttaatgtaataagaattcaatatttaaaaaatattatttttgtagtagGAAACTTGATGGTGAAGACCAATTGCGAAATCATATCGGAATgacaagattataaaaataaagaacaaacatTGATCCATGGGTATATTGGaaataaataggtttttaaatttgttttcgtAAAGCAAATTATAGTAGGAAAATTGTTAATGAGTAAACccgatattttttaaacgaatttCGACTGAAGCAGCCGTTTAAACATTACGGGTTGTTACGCCGagaaattataactttttttttactgaccGGGACACATTTTTTGTTGGGATTCCCCTACAAGTGGCAAAATTACCTGACTTCTTAGAAATTTTGAAAGATGTAACACAAAAACTTATTTGCTTTTGAATATTTAAGGAGACAATTTCTGAGAAACAATTATTCttgaataatacataatagcaatgactttttatttattaatattttttaacaaagcaACTAAATGTGTTTCGTAAGTAATATTGATTCATGGGAAAAAAGCAAATAgataaaaaacttgtaaatatattatgcattgattaaacattttcattaaaaaactcATAAATAGGTTAGTAATAGGATATAaagatttaatgtttattaaaatataatatttattttattgtataagttatttaagtggtaaataagaatataactTCTGTAAATCAACTTTCGGctgcaatatattaaaattataaagatatttttgtctacaaaaattaaaaagagtaCGCGCAATCTAAGTTTGCCGTCTTGAAGTTAGCTCTCTAAGATTTGAGATCATAGAAAacagttaaaaattattgtttctaatatctatataactttttttttatcgctggaataacgcgttacgcgtttcctccacgggaacagtgggaaggtatgtggggctcgccggtgtccaaggcgccgagtgtgccccgaacatcgctactcactaaaaaaacagcggtaccctttccgttttaacgagtaacaccacgggatcgctttcgcatgctacagTGACGCTCAATATCTATATAACCTAGGCCAAACTAACTTGTGACTAATTTCTGAATGACCAACTTAGATAGCGTGGATTGTAAATACTAGGTAATTATCAGCTTACTTATATTCTGAACTCCATCCCATTGCAATATACTCATCGCTTCGTTGGAGTACATCAGCCACGACAAATGTCGGATCCAAGATATGTATTTCGGTATTGTGCTGtaatttcaaagttttatttaatatgctaATAAGACAgacataaaaaaagtaattcaaaatttattatttatttaattacaatataatctttgagaaaataaattattatataaataccttaGCTTGATAAATAGTCCCGAAGTCACCATCAGCGAATAGTCGAAGGGCACGAGGTACGCGATCGCTACTGGCATGGAGCCGAACGCGCACGAGAAAAATGATCCTAAAACCAAATGTATTACCAAATAATGAGTGAAAAAGTTAAGATTCAGGCATTCTAACCACTAAttaatcttctcctcaaaaaaaaaggaggccttagccttagCACATGTTGTTACTGTGAAaaacttaacataaaaatataattaaaaattaataaaaatagtaatatgtgtttatttcaaatatttaattgcttCCTGCCAAGGTCATGACacgaacttaaaaataattaccatcACATACCATATGACGAATGAGATATGAGTAAATGCTAACAAAAAATGAAAGAGGCATTGCATGTAGCATGTTACTtagtaatgaataaataaacattgctAACAAGTAAAGAATAATTATAGACTAcagattatcataatatataatatatcccaTGGTTAGCCATTTGTTCatctaaatataatgaaaatatgttaatacTAACCACAGGCGATAGCCACGTTAAGCACGAGTATGGAGAGGAATATGGTGAAGCCGAACGCGTATAAGGTTCCGCGAAGTCCAGCCACCCAGTAGACTACCAGTGTGAACAGCGTAGGCTCCACCACCAGCCCGGGGAACTGTAACATTTGTACAATACTTATAATTTCTTTTCCCAATAAGTTACGaaagcaatattaaaatttagctaaattataattaattaattagcagCATTAAACGATGAttataaagcaatttttaatttcaacaatAAGTACAATTCTTAGTTCAACTAATCGGTCAATTTTGCTTTGGAATAAGtctatatagattttataacattatatcagCCTGCAAGCATCCACTTATACCAATACTTTCGTATGATGGGTCCCAATAAagcaaaattaaacaaaaatgttttatgtttccATACCCTAGACTTCCTGGACGTATAATTTATTTGGTATAATGTGGAGAATCACTTAAGAGCATTACGTGGCGAGAATGCTGGCTCTGATTCGTATTTTTTTCTACCAGAGCCAGTATTCTCGCGACGTAACACCCCAGTGTAGGGTATGACCCTGCCTTCCTCTGTTGCATGGAAAaatcttgaaatatttttacccTAGAgactaaaaaaacattttgtcatTTGtatctaaatgttttttttacgaataaaacaaacaaatggaAAAACTAAATTTACGTCTCGAAAATTTACTAACCAGAGCCAGCATTCTTGCCACGTAATATACTGGAGTCGAATACAATCCTGCTTTTAGCTCTCTATGTAACATCGGAAACTCCTCGGGAAACATGTATAACACCGAGTACATAGGAGCAAACGTGTTTTCCGCGATGATGATGAATAGAGCCCCCTGGACGTCTTGGATACCGGATTGTGTGAGGCGAGCAGTTCCGATGAAACACAGCCCTGCCGTCAGAGCTATAACCTGTGGGTTGAACTTATACTTCACTCACCAAGTATTCTAAAAATAACTTGAaatcttataaacaaaaaaatttaagttaataataatataattcatgccGTTATTGACGGTCACGGAAAATATCTTCAGAAAACCTGTTTATCTTGCATGTAGTTCCGTCCCATAATGTGTGTCACGTGTATATTATTATCAGTAGACGCAACACCTTGTCCTAAGAAGGAAGTAAATATCTCGAGGAGGTCTTTGTCCTCCACGAGATATTTACGGGTTTTTGCCTGTtacattactttaattttttcatgTACTTATATTAACGTTCGGTTATGGAAAAAAATTGTATCCATCTGTACTTACCAATTTCTGTATTATTCGTAATAATTGTACTCGAGGGTCCCTTAGAATTATAAGTAGATATCTATACACAAGCCAAGCTATTTTCGTGTGAAGGTAGGGTGGTTTGAAGTTGCTGCATTTAAGTCGCTTTGTTtcctataacaatatatatatacatttaatttaaattagtaaacatataacataataatttttaatagtttgttaataaatattctcaTTGAATCTATGTTAAAGTACTTAACGTTTACCATACTTTCGCTCATATTATTAgcgatttttcttttttaatgtacGACTAATAAATGACCAAGgaacaaaatacacaaaacACTTTATTAAGTAGCGAATTGATTGTAATAGCttgagtttattaaaataatcaaatgaaTAAACCTGGTACGATACTATGGTGTTTTCTTTTTGTATGAATtcaagatttttataataatttgaaactatAAAGGGATCATTATTAGCGCTATTAATCGATAAGGCCgctttattttacaaacaagtATTTTATGATAAGTAATtctgtatttctttttaatgtgAGTGGTGTaccaaaaatagaatatatatttatccatctattatatttataccgtTCAAAGGATCGCTATGATAATTagcatatatgtattatatacttataataaaattatttattgcctACCTCATCCTCGTTATCCATCAAGTGGAACTCTAATTGTATTTCCATATCCAATTCTTTAGCAGCATCACTAACTGCAAACCTGTCGCATACACTCTTGATGGCTTGTCTTGAAGCACCTTCAGAGCCAGGAGTCAAAGCTAACACCTTGATGAAGTAATCGGTTGGATTGTATGTGATGGGACAATGGTAACCAAGGCTGGAACGGAATACACACGTGAAGATTAATTTTGACATGACGGATATTTGAATATGTTTAATtcataaaacttttttgttGGCTTTAGCAAATTTTTCTGTTATTTCTAAAGGCATAAATTTAAACGACATACATACGACTTTGTTTCACgttaattgattgatttgagaaataatatatttttttcatcgtaatatattaaaatattctaaaaataacattatataaaaaattaagatatttggCACAATTTCATTTGTTggtctcaataaataaataaatgtttatacataattaagaatagtaaatatgtaatttcattttaactattatattataactattataaaagttaattaaagacTACAAATTGTTTTTTGATAGCCTTAATGAGTCCcgataaaaagtattacaacATATTGAGccatatttgtatttacatgAGTCATTTTATTACGGAAAAACCAAAGCAATTTGAATATAGCTAATAGAAAGAAAGAAATAGGATAATATTTACGGACACAAAAATACGAAATCATACTCTGGGCTAATTATTCAATTTGACGATAaggttataaatttacaaaattttccaAATCACAACAAAATAAGAAACTAGTTTCTAGGGAAAAAATACAATCGACACGTTAAAGTCCTTGAACGTTGCCTGTTCCTAGGAATCGGGAAGTCCTATTAAGGCCACCGATTACCTACATTATTTAGATCACGAGAATGATCTAGATAGAGAATGAGAATTCTGTTTGATCCGACATGTGTCTGGCGCCATCGATTTATCTAAGATTACGATAAAATTGcaatacgaaataaaaatattgcgcgggctaaaagtagtttttaaagtatgtaagtagtaaagtattataattcattggaattgaaatttcaaaaagattacctatataaaatatttcccgtataaaaaaattgttaatttaaaaaaaaatacgttgtaTTATATAAGTCAGTTAGATAtacttgtattttttcttaattaattgtcTATGGcataatcaaattttatatgtatatttagataCTTTAACAGAGAAAATTGCGGTTTTCTCAGTTAGtgtctaaatataattttctttcatattacattgtaaaatatacaggatattataatacaatatagctTGTATTCGTCTTGAAGCTACAACTTATAGAAGTCCCATATTATGTAGATTCTCAAATGTTGCGTGAATCCGGAAAATACAAACAAACCTTACCTTTGTTATATTAGTATGACACACTACAACAATTAAGGTTAAATAGGTTGATtaaggtttttaaattattttaatatacctcTCAAAGAAACTGAGTGCTCCAGAAGCATTGCCAGCAAATGCTATTCTACCCTCAGCGAGTAACACGAGTTTGTCGAACAGCGCCATCAATTCTGACGAGGGCTGATGGATAGTACAGATGACAGTCTTCCCCTGTACAGCACTCGCTCGCAGCAATATCATCAACTTTTGCGCTGATGAAGAATCCAGACCAGTAGTAGGCTCATCGCAAAATAGCAGTCCTGGATCGGTAAGGAGCTGCAACATTTGAGTTTTTTAATCTGTTCGTTTGTTTATAGAGAAATTTCTagactataaatataacataaatagaaGTGACAAAAATTATCATAGATAGAAATagactataaattttatttaagtgctCTTTACAAATCTTGACATATTACGAAACCTTTCCAAAAGAATGAGTTACTAAGCTACTGACAGGAGCATTTTGTAAAAGACACGTGTTTACTCATAAAAAACAATACCGTTTCCGTGACCTGCATCCCAAAAATGCTACCatgataagttaaataatataaataaaagtgatatgATTAGATAAGCGTTTATTGTGAAACTAAATTGAGAagtcttaatattttgtttctattaagagtaaatcttataaatttaaaacccgTACAACACATCATATCAAAATATTCGCCATTCGTACTATATATAGATTTcattatatagttttagtatTAACTAGTTTTCGTCCCCGGGTTCGCCTGCGTGTGACGGGGGAGGTGTTACGTATCCTGTCTTTTTCTGTATctttgacaacgtgtatgcacaATAAtacgatgatcggttgagtagataGGACGTGAACTTGTAAGaagcaaacaaactcactttctcatttattatattagtaagtatgtatgatttttttaaaaaaacgaatgTAAATATTGAAACATGACATACTCGTACTGTGGCAGGATAATAATCTGCCTGACGATTCACAAAAACACTTCTCTTATAATTAAAGTAGAAATTGTATCGAAGTTGTCAGAAATACAGAATAGAAAAACCTACATCCTTGTAAAAATGTTCATCATGAGGCTAGAAGGCTTTAAAGgcttcaaaatttaaacatgtGACTTTCACAGACAACCGTATCAAtttagtttattgtttattatagacGAAAGGAACAGCTTGTGTAAATGTCCTATTGCTAAACTAAGGCCTCCTTTAGAGAAGAAAGTTtgagagcttatttcaccacactgaTCTACTGAgggttagtggatacacatggGACGGAATTTCACCACACACccgcaggtttcctcgcgattttttccttcaccgtcgaccACAAAATGGATTTTAAGcacaaattagacacatgaaaattcagtggtggttgccCAAACTCGAAACCGCAATCTTGGACGTATTCTAGCCACTatgtcataatattatagtttatgaAATTCTATTAGATTAGGTGTAATTTTACACTTAAAACCGAACTATaattatctatactataaaaccaaaacaatcatttttataatttttgtctgtctgtttgtcttgccTGCTGCTGCTTTACTCATGGGCAACTATATGTAGCAAGTTCACGTGTAAATCATCCCAAAGATATCGTTTTCctagcaaatggaaatactGCACTCTACACCTACTATAGTATATATGCCTCctgcattaaaataattcagtaaatccatttttctttaattactacAATTATAACAATGTCACtcatatcataaatacgaaaggttgtgttaattaatatttgttacttcttcaAGCTTTACCAAAGCTAAAATATGACTTAATTAACATAGTTTGGCCTTGTTATTCAAACGTCGCGGGCAATGCgctaatatgtaataaatatttaagtcctGAGCCTAGACCTTGAAaattttttttcatgaaatttCGTAGAGCTATAAAACcggtttcattttaatatttcataatatttaaagatgacTGAtcttgcatattattattactgacgTCTGACAAGGAATTCGTATAAAAAATTTTAGAGTTCAATTCATGTTTTCATATgacaatttttatacatacctacatagtaatacttattttctttttatgatGAAGTATATTCTTTCATGTACGCGTTTGAATAACACTATTTCTTTGCCTTTTGGATTTTCTCTTTGAgagcatttattattttatttattcgccTTTGGGCTCTTTTTTGTATCcatgttaaaatgtattatatatatgtacattttaatactaatacgattatatcttaatactttCCAAGTCAAATAACGTCAACGGCTCTTTAATTTACTTCGAACACATGCTAATTGTAATCGCATAACaactataatattagttatatgattatatgtaataagtttctAGTTATGTTAGTTTAGGTTTCCGCTTTTAGACCAAAACTTGACGGAGTCActgattttgtaattattaatttataaaaaaaggttaatccgaattttaaatgaatgataacaaaatatttcatacgatTATAATCTCTTTGGTATCTATCATTTCCAATCATTGTACACACTGTGGCGAACCCAACAATAAGGGCTAGCGTAAAATATTGTAGTATTTTTTGATCGAATATATAAACCTATCAATCGACcacatatacctatatatatataggaatatatataggtatataatctgtacatacaaataaataaaattgagggTTACAAATATCTTCCATTGTAGATAATGGTTTTAATCGAATATtttgatcttttttttaatatcttctcCAATAGTACTACAATACTATGTAAATAGATACAAGTCGTTAAAATACTCATTCATCTACTGAGAAGCGCCTCTACAAAAAtcatctaaataatatttattttcaaaacactAATAAAACTTTTCCAAGCTACAATAACTTTGTTATAGAAGTATTGGTAATATTATGGTATATGAAATAAGTAAACTATTTCCCATCAGAAACTTTTTTCTCAAACGTTACACACGCAAGACGTTAATATGTTACGATTATAACgtcacgttttattttaaagaaacgtATTAGTTtgataacttaataatatattactggtggtagagctttgtgcaagctcgtctgggtaggtaccacccactcatcagatattctaccgcaaaacagcagtacttgttattgttgtgttccggtttgaaggaggagtgagccagtgtaattacaggcacaagggacataaaatc contains:
- the LOC126769985 gene encoding protein scarlet-like, which translates into the protein MHSIAKYDAETSSKHQSSGPSSNTSDPDIVDDTHELVSTDVVYLDSGIKYSKYDEPMFAEVEELLGTSPATRPCTLVWRDLSVHIKLKDGKLKRLVNNVSGIAKPGTLIALMGPSGAGKTTLMTALAHRSPDETIVDGEVVMNGLPVDDFMHKESGYMHQDELFVENLTVMEHLTIMARLRMDRRTTPLARRRRVNQLMRQLSLYGAKNTRIGGLDGQKTLSGGERKRLAFATELLTDPGLLFCDEPTTGLDSSSAQKLMILLRASAVQGKTVICTIHQPSSELMALFDKLVLLAEGRIAFAGNASGALSFFESLGYHCPITYNPTDYFIKVLALTPGSEGASRQAIKSVCDRFAVSDAAKELDMEIQLEFHLMDNEDEETKRLKCSNFKPPYLHTKIAWLVYRYLLIILRDPRVQLLRIIQKLVIALTAGLCFIGTARLTQSGIQDVQGALFIIIAENTFAPMYSVLYMFPEEFPMLHRELKAGLYSTPVYYVARMLALFPGLVVEPTLFTLVVYWVAGLRGTLYAFGFTIFLSILVLNVAIACGSFFSCAFGSMPVAIAYLVPFDYSLMVTSGLFIKLSTIPKYISWIRHLSWLMYSNEAMSILQWDGVQNITCAEDSASPCLSTGEEVLMVYDFHMSQFWTDITALVVLYLAFHLLALLALRYRTRRK